The following proteins are co-located in the Silene latifolia isolate original U9 population chromosome 1, ASM4854445v1, whole genome shotgun sequence genome:
- the LOC141648387 gene encoding protein FAR1-RELATED SEQUENCE 5-like gives MGQQQPRCIITDQCPGIKKACPNVFKHSVHKYCMWHIMQKMPEKVGRAICNDTEFMTDINAVVWDVDLEPEEFEQNWQTVIEAHGMQINRWLKYVFAIRQKWIPAYFRDLPLGCLLRTTQRSESSNSYLKRFESHFGTLVEFWMRSNSAIEQQRHSQRRMDTANEHSMLEKVGPMKVEMHASLVYTHPIFADFQNEVKHAICSMGVGGLTTVGTVEYHDVRDGLKHRNFRVEFNTKTNESKCACKLFERHGIVCRYILWVWNGRQVHRIPEPYVLARWTKKSYRPIVQDENGKVIEDIDEADIKKAEMSKVWSEIYATVGVMDNYATVKQMKQLQKTLTQFRENITVPIEPKTKNQEIEDLFGITASNDIDLRPPNKAKNKGSGKRLRSSKEKAKSKPEKRKRRCGNCKKWVNHNSRTCNLPFAESPPSDDDDEEESETEEKRMSDVTDDNRRSSTREEINEAKRKIESLSIELNETRTNVEAAENREGALIREVDNVRAQLKVAELQNERMRRQLKEKKNRNYTEADMDNQFIAGVNALKK, from the exons ATGGGGCAGCAGCAACCTCGGTGTATAATTACGGACCAATGCCCTGGAATTAAAAAGGCATGCCCAAATGTCTTCAAGCATTCTGTGCACAAgtactgcatgtggcatatcatgcagaAAATGCCTGAGAAGGTGGGAAGGGCAATCTGCAATGACACAGAATTTATGACAGACATAAATGCCGTTGTTTGGGATGTCGACTTAGAACCAGAAGAATTTGAACAAAACTGGCAAACCGTTATTGAAGCACATGGTATGCAAATCAACCGGTGGTTGAAGTATGTATTCGCAATCAGACAAAAGTGGATACCGGCTTACTTTCGCGATCTGCCTCTAGGTTGTTTGCTGCGGACAACCCAGAGATCTGAAAGTTCAAACAGCTATTTGAAACGGTTTGAAAGCCACTTTGGAACCCTTGTCGAGTTTTGGATGAGGAGCAATTCTGCAATAGAACAGCAAAGGCATTCACAAAGGAGGATGGACACTGCCAACGAGCATAGTATGCTCGAGAAAGTAGGGCCGATGAAGGTAGAGATGCATGCCTCACTTGTCTACACACATCCTATCTTTGCAGACTTTCAGAACGAAGTCAAACATGCGATATGCAGCATGGGGGTCGGGGGTTTGACAACAGTAGGGACAGTGGAGTACCATGACGTTCGTGATGGACTGAAGCACAGAAACTTCCGAGTGGAATTTAACACCAAAACTAACGAGAGCAAATGTGCATGTAAGCTATTTGAGAGGCATGGCATTGTCTGTCGGTATATACTGtgggtgtggaatggtaggcAGGTACACAGGATACCTGAGCCTTATGTCCttgctcgatggacaaagaaatccTACAGGCCAATTGTCCAAGATGAAAATGGAAAGGTCATAGAAGACATTGACGAAGCTGACATCAAGAAAGCtgagatgtcaaaggtttggtctgaGATTTATGCAACTGTCGGGGTGATGGACAATTATGCTACGGTTAAACAGATGAAGCAACTGCAGAAAACCCTAACACAGTTTAGGGAGAACATCACAGTACCAATTGAACCGAAAACTAAAAACCAGGAAATCGAGGATCTTTTTGGCATCACAGCTTCAAATGATATTGACCTTCGGCCGccaaacaaggccaagaataagggCAGTGGCAAAAGATTGAGGTCGTCTAAAGAAAAGGCCAAGAGCAAGCCAGAAAAGAGGAAGCGAAGATGCGGTAACTGCAAGAAGTGGGTGAACCACAACAGTAGAACTTGTAATCTTCCTTTTGCTGAAAGTCCCCCttctgatgacgatgatgaagaagaatcagAAACTGAAGAG AAAAG AATGAGTGACGTAACTGACGATAACCGAAGGTCCTCAACAAGGGAGGAAATCAATGAAGCGAAACGGAAGATAGAGTCCCTTTCGATAGAGTTGAACGAGACAAGGACAAATGTAGAGGCAGCAGAAAACCGTGAAGGGGCCTTAATAAGAGAGGTCGACAATGTTAGGGCACAGTTGAAGGTTGCTGAACTTCAAAATGAACGTATGCGTAGAcagttgaaggaaaagaaaaataggaactacACAGAAGCCGACATGGACAATCAATTCATTGCTGGTGTGAATGCTTTGAAGAAGTGA